The Gemmatimonadota bacterium DNA window AACCGCACCTTGCCGCTGGACGTGTTGGTTGCGCGCCTGGTGGATCGCGGCCGCGAAGGCGTGCTGGCCGTCCTGCAACCATCCCCCGATGTCGATCGCGCTGATCCGGGTTGACGAGCGCCTGGTCCACGGGCAGGTGGTCGTGGGCTGGGGAGGCCTGCTCGGCGCGGCGCACTACGCCGTCGTCGACGACGAGCTCGTGCACAGCCGCTGGGAACAGGAGCTCTACGAGCTGGCGCTGCCCGCGGGTGCGGAGCTGCGCTTTGCCTCGGTGCAGGCTGCCGCCGCGCTCGTCGCGGAATGGGACGGAGAGGATGTTCCCGCCATCGTGCTCGTGCGCGACCTGGCCACCGCGCGTGCGGCCGCGGAGCGGGACGCGTGGGGAGGCCGCCCGGTCAACCTGGGCGGCCAACACGCCGCCCCGGGTCGCAG harbors:
- a CDS encoding PTS sugar transporter subunit IIB, translated to MSIALIRVDERLVHGQVVVGWGGLLGAAHYAVVDDELVHSRWEQELYELALPAGAELRFASVQAAAALVAEWDGEDVPAIVLVRDLATARAAAERDAWGGRPVNLGGQHAAPGRRSVLPYLHLSETDLDDLAWLAEHEADVYAQDVPGGTRIKADQILKKGAAAWNR